A genomic region of Paenibacillus sp. PL2-23 contains the following coding sequences:
- a CDS encoding ABC-F family ATP-binding cassette domain-containing protein: protein MHLLSVEHISKTYGEKVLFRDVTFGVEEGDKIGIIGVNGTGKSTFLKVIAGVEPPDSGTIAVSGKAVVRMLTQDPVFQPGETALEHVLGGDSPQLRAVQAYAAAMEAIALNPASERLQQELVAANARMDELGAWQLESEAKTALSKLGIQQYDALVDTLSGGQRKRVAMAAALLLPSDVLILDEPTNHIDNDSVAWLEGMLQKRRGALLMITHDRYFLDRVSNRVIELDRGEAYFYQANYSRFLELKLEREEREAASEAKRQNLLRNELAWIRRGAKARTTKQKARIDRFEELKASAPKAADGKLDVSVASTRLGKKILEAESVTKSYGDRTLIRDFSYIAVPEDRVGIVGRNGSGKSTLLKLLAGRLAPDSGLVELGPTVKLGWFSQEREEMDDSLRVIEYIREAAEQVKTADGTTISAGQMLERFLFSPTMQWTLISKLSGGEKRRLQLLRVLMDAPNVLFLDEPTNDLDIATLTVLEDYLDDFPGVVFVVSHDRYFLDRTVDKIVAFDGDGGISLHTGNYSEYAERQPVLAASAKTSTTVKAAEQPSLDEKQPAKERSLKMSYKDQKDFEQIDDWIADAEAGLTRIAEEMEVASNDSVKLQELAARQQELEVKLESLMDRWTELNELAEKIAAQKK, encoded by the coding sequence ATGCATCTATTATCGGTCGAACATATATCCAAGACGTATGGGGAAAAAGTGCTGTTCCGCGATGTCACGTTTGGTGTCGAGGAAGGGGACAAAATAGGCATTATCGGCGTAAACGGAACAGGCAAATCAACGTTTCTCAAAGTCATTGCCGGCGTTGAGCCTCCAGATTCCGGCACGATTGCGGTTTCGGGCAAAGCCGTTGTGCGCATGCTTACGCAGGATCCGGTATTCCAGCCTGGCGAGACGGCGCTGGAGCATGTGCTTGGCGGAGATTCGCCGCAGCTGAGAGCCGTTCAGGCTTACGCGGCTGCAATGGAGGCGATTGCTCTGAATCCGGCAAGCGAGAGGCTGCAGCAGGAGCTGGTCGCCGCCAACGCGCGTATGGACGAGCTTGGCGCGTGGCAGCTGGAGAGCGAAGCGAAGACGGCGCTCTCCAAGCTCGGCATTCAGCAGTATGATGCCTTGGTGGATACGCTGTCTGGCGGCCAGCGCAAGCGCGTTGCGATGGCGGCGGCCCTGCTGCTGCCCAGCGATGTGCTTATTCTGGATGAGCCCACTAACCATATTGACAATGATTCTGTCGCGTGGCTGGAGGGAATGCTGCAGAAGCGGCGGGGCGCCCTTCTGATGATTACCCATGATCGGTATTTCCTGGACCGGGTGAGCAACCGCGTCATTGAGCTGGATCGGGGGGAGGCTTATTTCTATCAAGCCAACTACAGCCGATTCCTGGAGCTGAAGCTGGAGCGGGAGGAGCGAGAAGCCGCTTCCGAAGCCAAGCGTCAAAACCTGCTGCGCAACGAGCTGGCATGGATACGCCGCGGCGCGAAGGCGCGAACAACCAAGCAGAAAGCGCGTATTGACCGCTTCGAGGAGCTGAAAGCGTCGGCACCCAAGGCAGCGGACGGTAAGCTTGATGTGTCCGTCGCTTCGACACGGCTCGGCAAGAAGATTCTGGAGGCGGAGAGCGTCACGAAGAGCTATGGCGATCGAACGCTGATTCGTGATTTCAGCTACATCGCCGTTCCTGAGGATCGAGTAGGCATCGTTGGACGCAACGGCAGCGGCAAGTCGACGCTGCTGAAGCTGCTCGCGGGCAGGCTTGCGCCGGATTCCGGCCTGGTGGAGCTAGGGCCAACGGTGAAGCTGGGCTGGTTCTCGCAGGAGCGGGAAGAGATGGATGACTCATTAAGGGTCATCGAATATATACGCGAAGCGGCGGAGCAAGTGAAAACGGCGGACGGCACAACGATTTCGGCAGGGCAGATGCTGGAGCGTTTCCTGTTCTCGCCGACGATGCAGTGGACTCTGATCTCCAAGCTGTCGGGCGGGGAGAAGCGCAGGCTTCAGCTGCTCCGTGTCCTTATGGACGCTCCAAACGTGCTGTTCCTGGATGAGCCGACCAATGATCTCGACATCGCGACGTTAACGGTGCTGGAGGACTATTTGGACGATTTCCCTGGCGTTGTGTTTGTCGTCTCCCATGATCGGTATTTCCTGGACCGCACCGTGGACAAAATTGTGGCTTTCGACGGGGACGGCGGGATATCGCTGCATACAGGCAACTACTCGGAATATGCGGAGCGTCAGCCAGTACTGGCGGCTTCGGCAAAGACGTCGACGACTGTGAAGGCGGCGGAGCAGCCCTCTCTTGATGAGAAGCAGCCGGCCAAGGAGCGGTCGCTGAAGATGTCCTACAAGGATCAAAAGGATTTCGAGCAGATCGACGACTGGATTGCGGACGCGGAGGCTGGACTGACGCGTATCGCGGAAGAGATGGAAGTGGCAAGCAACGATTCCGTCAAGCTGCAGGAGCTCGCTGCGCGCCAGCAGGAGCTGGAAGTCAAGCTGGAGTCGCTGATGGACCGGTGGACCGAGCTGAATGAGCTGGCGGAGAAAATAGCGGCCCAGAAGAAATAG
- a CDS encoding fumarylacetoacetate hydrolase family protein has protein sequence MASQPSIQNIYCIGRNYRLHALELGNEVPESPMVFTKPTHAVTPMNGGTIAIPGDAGEVHFELEIVLRVGDGYKVGMPVDAIFDAMTLGLDLTLRDVQSKLKAKGHPWLAAKGFKHSAPIGEWIPFVGEEALAAGEFKLLRSGEVAQIGYPKDMLFGVTELVQHIEASYGLGPGDLIFTGTPAGVAALRDGDVLESFWGSQRLGHCTISMK, from the coding sequence ATGGCTAGTCAACCAAGCATTCAAAATATATATTGTATCGGAAGGAATTACCGGCTGCATGCGCTTGAGCTGGGTAATGAGGTGCCGGAATCGCCGATGGTGTTCACGAAGCCGACCCACGCGGTGACCCCAATGAACGGAGGGACAATTGCCATTCCCGGCGATGCTGGCGAGGTGCACTTTGAGCTGGAGATTGTGCTTCGTGTGGGAGACGGCTACAAGGTGGGTATGCCTGTGGACGCGATATTCGACGCCATGACGCTGGGGCTTGATCTGACGCTGCGGGATGTGCAGTCGAAGCTGAAGGCGAAGGGCCATCCTTGGCTTGCGGCCAAAGGCTTCAAGCATTCGGCGCCAATCGGCGAATGGATTCCATTTGTAGGCGAGGAAGCGCTGGCAGCAGGCGAGTTCAAGCTTCTGCGGAGCGGCGAAGTGGCTCAGATTGGTTATCCAAAGGACATGCTGTTCGGGGTGACGGAGCTTGTCCAACACATTGAGGCCAGCTATGGTCTCGGTCCGGGCGACCTCATCTTCACGGGAACGCCAGCCGGCGTAGCCGCGCTGCGCGATGGCGACGTACTGGAGTCGTTCTGGGGCAGCCAGAGACTGGGGCATTGTACCATTTCGATGAAATAG
- a CDS encoding Dps family protein yields MTKKMTVQDHLNRQIANWSVLYIKLHNYHWYVKGSQFFTLHAKFQEFYEEAALHVDEIAERLLAVKGKPIATMSEYLEESTIKEASGKESAEQMVDQLIKDFSTVIDELKEGMEAAEEAGDETTADMLLAIHTSLEKHVWMLSAFNGK; encoded by the coding sequence ATGACCAAAAAAATGACCGTTCAAGATCACCTGAACCGCCAAATTGCGAACTGGAGCGTTCTCTATATTAAGCTTCATAATTACCACTGGTATGTGAAGGGCTCCCAGTTCTTCACGCTGCACGCCAAGTTCCAGGAGTTCTATGAGGAGGCCGCGCTTCATGTCGACGAGATCGCAGAGCGTCTCCTTGCTGTCAAAGGCAAGCCTATCGCTACGATGAGCGAATATTTGGAGGAATCCACCATCAAGGAAGCAAGCGGCAAGGAATCCGCCGAGCAAATGGTGGACCAGCTGATCAAGGACTTCTCCACAGTCATCGATGAGCTGAAGGAAGGCATGGAAGCGGCGGAGGAAGCAGGCGATGAGACGACTGCAGACATGCTGCTTGCTATTCACACTTCGCTGGAGAAGCATGTATGGATGCTTAGCGCGTTCAACGGCAAGTAA
- a CDS encoding glycoside hydrolase family 15 protein, protein MNSNKPYLVDAIIGNSALLASMGRTGRLYRLWWPNIDMPQHVDTMRTALQWADGSLTWFDSQEDGWEHHAAYVERSNAYRVTARSAEQGAAVDSLHFAVPGSNLLVRAYTFTNTSSQPLSFSFLLHSSFQIAENSLYNTTMFHSDADALIHFRNGYFFAVGSANVCAKFQAGLPWEQAQHGGMLNGNPIDMRPDGALSWAIHDLSPGASVTIPVYIAAGHDEAQALEELANARSASSDEHAAFTHRYWADYVAAAVPCPLEGEEIKALYERSILMFKLMSDEKTGSIIAAPEFDETFSRCGGYSYCWGRDAAFITTALDKAGLSELSDRFYAWTLTAQSPDGSWQQRHYHDGGLAPSWGLQIDEGSSIIWGMWQHYMERSDMDFARQVWPAVSRGASFLLSFIDESSGLPKPSIDLWEEREASHTYSSAAVYGGLTAAASFAELMEERSLASSWREAAARIAASIMSDCWNEDRGSFYRGVNLKVGAEHYERAVASGAEGWIQQLDKGYVKHVLRHDPIIDISLLGIAVPFGAVAPEHERMKRTAEAVEVSLTVPGVGGIKRYEDDHYIGGNPWILTTLWLAHYRVATGDAAAARELLDWAVRHRTESGLLPEQIDKTTGETAWVVPLTWSHAMFVLAVFMIAEAEAASKVS, encoded by the coding sequence ATGAATAGCAACAAGCCTTATCTGGTAGACGCCATTATCGGCAACTCTGCCCTTCTAGCATCCATGGGCCGCACAGGCAGACTGTATCGTCTGTGGTGGCCCAACATTGATATGCCTCAGCATGTCGACACCATGCGTACTGCCCTGCAGTGGGCGGACGGCAGCCTCACCTGGTTCGACAGCCAAGAGGATGGCTGGGAGCATCATGCCGCTTATGTGGAACGCAGCAACGCCTATCGCGTTACCGCCCGCTCGGCGGAACAAGGCGCAGCCGTCGACAGCTTGCACTTCGCGGTGCCGGGAAGTAACCTGCTCGTCCGCGCTTATACATTCACGAATACTTCCAGCCAGCCGCTGAGCTTCAGCTTTCTGCTCCACTCCTCCTTCCAGATTGCCGAGAACAGCTTATATAATACAACCATGTTCCATTCGGATGCGGATGCCTTGATTCATTTCCGCAACGGTTATTTTTTTGCGGTCGGAAGCGCAAACGTGTGCGCAAAGTTCCAGGCTGGACTGCCCTGGGAGCAAGCACAGCATGGCGGCATGCTGAATGGCAACCCTATTGACATGCGCCCTGACGGCGCGTTGTCGTGGGCTATTCATGACCTGTCTCCAGGAGCCAGCGTGACCATCCCCGTCTATATCGCGGCTGGACACGATGAAGCGCAGGCGTTGGAGGAGCTTGCGAATGCCCGAAGCGCGTCCAGTGACGAGCATGCTGCGTTTACCCATCGTTATTGGGCCGATTATGTAGCCGCAGCGGTACCATGCCCGCTTGAGGGCGAAGAGATCAAGGCGCTGTATGAGCGATCCATTCTTATGTTCAAGCTGATGTCCGACGAGAAAACGGGCAGCATTATCGCCGCGCCGGAATTCGACGAGACGTTCTCCCGCTGCGGCGGTTACTCCTACTGCTGGGGAAGGGACGCGGCTTTCATTACAACTGCGCTGGACAAGGCGGGGCTGTCCGAGCTGTCTGACCGCTTCTACGCTTGGACGCTGACGGCCCAATCGCCTGATGGCTCCTGGCAGCAGCGTCATTACCATGACGGCGGACTTGCTCCCTCGTGGGGCTTGCAAATTGATGAAGGCTCCTCCATTATATGGGGCATGTGGCAGCATTACATGGAGAGAAGCGACATGGATTTCGCCCGACAAGTATGGCCTGCGGTAAGCCGCGGAGCCTCCTTTCTGCTAAGCTTTATCGACGAGTCCTCGGGCTTGCCGAAGCCAAGCATCGATTTATGGGAGGAGCGCGAAGCATCCCATACTTATTCCTCTGCGGCGGTATATGGCGGCTTAACCGCCGCCGCCAGCTTCGCTGAGCTGATGGAGGAACGCTCTCTAGCCTCAAGCTGGCGTGAAGCGGCTGCGAGAATTGCAGCCTCAATTATGTCGGATTGCTGGAACGAGGATCGCGGAAGCTTCTACAGAGGCGTGAATCTGAAGGTTGGCGCGGAGCATTACGAGAGAGCTGTCGCGTCTGGCGCCGAGGGATGGATCCAGCAGCTGGACAAAGGTTATGTCAAGCATGTGCTTCGCCACGACCCTATTATCGACATCAGCTTGCTGGGCATCGCCGTCCCATTCGGCGCCGTCGCGCCCGAGCATGAACGGATGAAACGGACCGCTGAAGCGGTTGAGGTCTCGCTTACGGTGCCTGGCGTAGGCGGCATTAAGCGCTACGAGGACGACCACTATATCGGCGGCAACCCTTGGATTCTGACTACGCTTTGGCTGGCTCATTACCGTGTGGCGACCGGAGACGCTGCCGCTGCACGCGAGCTGCTGGATTGGGCAGTTCGTCATCGGACAGAATCCGGCTTGCTGCCGGAGCAGATTGACAAGACGACAGGCGAAACCGCATGGGTTGTGCCGCTCACATGGTCGCACGCCATGTTCGTCCTTGCCGTCTTTATGATTGCGGAAGCGGAAGCAGCCTCCAAAGTCTCTTAG
- a CDS encoding LacI family DNA-binding transcriptional regulator, translating into MVTIKDIAKAAGVSPSTVSRVVSNHPRISKATTQKVKKIMEEMGYHPNIMAKSLVSKTTKTLAIMLPRPAEELFQDFFFGELLRGILTQSTRAGYDMLLAAATSPQDESETISRLVLGRRVDGVILLSARKNDPLIELLSQHSFPTVLIGRSDDHTNILSVDNNNEQAAFDATQHLIIQGHERIGFVSGPPDLTVSHDRMEGYRRAMKTAGLPIRAEWIVEGEFLQQSGYRAMSFMMGLPERPSGLVVIDDVVGFGVLRGLNELGYSVPNDISLVSFNNIALSELATPPISSVDIGTYQLGYTASQMLIRHINEEEIYQSRMIIPHRLIVRESSIQAMTKRS; encoded by the coding sequence ATGGTTACAATTAAAGATATAGCGAAAGCCGCGGGAGTCTCGCCTTCCACGGTGTCCAGGGTCGTATCCAATCACCCGAGAATAAGCAAAGCTACGACTCAGAAGGTCAAAAAAATAATGGAAGAGATGGGCTACCACCCCAACATCATGGCCAAAAGCCTCGTCTCCAAAACGACGAAGACGCTGGCTATTATGCTGCCGCGTCCAGCCGAAGAGCTGTTTCAGGATTTCTTCTTCGGCGAGCTGCTGCGAGGCATACTGACGCAATCGACTCGGGCGGGCTATGACATGCTGCTTGCCGCTGCAACCTCGCCGCAGGACGAAAGCGAGACGATCTCCCGGCTTGTGCTCGGCAGACGTGTAGACGGCGTTATTCTGCTGTCCGCCAGGAAGAACGACCCGTTAATTGAATTGCTCAGCCAGCACAGCTTCCCGACCGTGCTAATCGGCAGATCGGACGATCATACCAACATATTGTCGGTTGACAACAATAACGAGCAAGCCGCGTTCGATGCGACACAGCATCTGATTATTCAGGGACATGAACGGATCGGCTTCGTCAGCGGTCCGCCAGACTTGACCGTCTCCCATGATCGAATGGAAGGCTATCGGCGAGCGATGAAAACCGCGGGTCTGCCCATTCGGGCCGAGTGGATCGTCGAGGGCGAGTTTCTGCAGCAATCCGGCTACCGCGCCATGTCGTTTATGATGGGTCTGCCGGAGCGTCCGAGCGGTCTTGTTGTCATTGACGATGTCGTCGGCTTCGGCGTATTGCGCGGCTTGAACGAGCTGGGCTATTCCGTGCCCAATGACATCAGCCTGGTGAGCTTTAACAACATCGCCCTGTCAGAGCTTGCGACGCCTCCCATCAGCTCCGTCGATATCGGTACCTATCAGCTGGGCTATACCGCTTCCCAAATGTTAATTAGACACATTAACGAAGAAGAAATTTATCAATCGCGCATGATTATCCCCCACCGGCTAATTGTTCGAGAATCCTCGATTCAAGCCATGACCAAAAGGAGCTGA
- a CDS encoding maltose ABC transporter substrate-binding protein, with product MKKWLVMTMIAAMFVVAACGANNNGGNTGTNANTGATEAPSNNAGTAGDGEEITPEEGATLLVWESKEERPFIEAIGKEFTEKYGIEIKFEELGAADQVNKLISDGPAGLGADVVVFPHDNLGKAVSAGLVLPNDFYEEQSRSENSEVAVNAVTYDNMLYGYPRSVETYALFYNKALIPNAPQTFDEIVEFAKTFNDPAANKYALMWEVGNFYFNYPFISTGGYVYGDNGQNKDDIGLNTEGAVAGVEYYGSLKDSILPMNSGDITYDIKKGLFTGGTLAMDINGPWTIADYKAAGIDFGVAPLPSINGQPASSFSGVKAFYVNSFSKYPNAARLFARYASTKEAQLKDFEMTGAIPANKEATADQAVQENEIVKGFVEQFNQSTPMPSIPEMGNVWSPIAAAFSDVWNSGKNAKEALDNAVQQIKDANNGAAAAK from the coding sequence ATGAAGAAATGGCTTGTTATGACGATGATCGCAGCTATGTTCGTCGTTGCCGCTTGCGGCGCAAACAATAACGGAGGCAACACAGGCACTAACGCCAATACTGGCGCTACAGAGGCTCCGTCCAACAATGCGGGCACAGCGGGTGATGGAGAAGAGATTACGCCTGAAGAAGGCGCGACGCTTCTCGTATGGGAATCCAAGGAAGAGCGTCCCTTTATTGAGGCGATCGGCAAAGAGTTTACTGAAAAATACGGCATCGAAATCAAATTCGAGGAGCTTGGCGCTGCAGATCAAGTGAACAAGCTGATCTCGGACGGCCCTGCCGGCCTTGGCGCTGACGTTGTTGTCTTCCCGCATGACAATCTAGGCAAAGCGGTTTCCGCTGGTCTTGTGCTGCCGAACGACTTCTACGAGGAGCAGTCCAGAAGCGAAAACTCTGAGGTTGCGGTTAATGCAGTAACTTACGACAACATGCTGTACGGTTACCCTCGCTCGGTGGAGACGTACGCGTTGTTTTACAATAAAGCCTTGATTCCTAACGCGCCTCAAACGTTCGACGAGATTGTGGAATTCGCCAAAACGTTCAATGACCCCGCAGCTAACAAATATGCGCTGATGTGGGAAGTGGGCAACTTCTATTTCAACTATCCGTTTATCTCCACAGGCGGTTATGTATATGGCGACAATGGCCAGAACAAGGATGATATCGGCCTGAATACGGAAGGCGCTGTAGCGGGTGTCGAATATTACGGCTCCTTGAAGGACAGCATTCTGCCAATGAACTCCGGCGATATCACTTATGACATTAAGAAGGGCCTGTTCACAGGCGGCACGCTTGCTATGGATATTAACGGACCTTGGACAATCGCCGACTACAAAGCGGCAGGCATTGACTTCGGCGTCGCTCCGCTGCCAAGCATCAACGGTCAGCCGGCATCCTCCTTCTCGGGCGTCAAAGCGTTCTATGTGAACAGCTTCTCGAAATATCCCAATGCGGCTCGTTTGTTCGCGCGTTATGCGTCGACGAAGGAAGCTCAGCTCAAGGACTTCGAAATGACAGGCGCGATTCCTGCCAACAAGGAAGCGACTGCGGATCAAGCCGTGCAAGAGAACGAGATCGTTAAAGGGTTTGTTGAGCAATTCAATCAATCGACGCCAATGCCATCCATTCCGGAGATGGGCAATGTATGGAGCCCAATTGCAGCGGCATTCTCGGATGTATGGAACTCCGGGAAAAACGCGAAGGAAGCGCTCGATAACGCGGTTCAACAAATTAAGGACGCCAATAATGGCGCTGCGGCAGCTAAGTAA
- a CDS encoding sugar ABC transporter permease, with the protein MNRHRGIAAILSVLVMGLGQLYNRQIVKGLLYMAVYAAAWIYLIPQLGTAIWGVVTLGEKTQGFQKVGKVMVRVEGDHSIYLLISGLITLFVFAVFLILYILNIRDAYWTGKRRDQGEQPAGFKQSWAHLTDKKFPYLMLSLPAVGVLFFTIMPIIFMIMLAFTNYASPNHIPPKSLVDWVGFETFTNLLTLKTWSGTFFGVLTWTVIWAIIATVTTYFGGMLVALLVESKSIRFKKMWRTIFILPYAIPQLISLLVMRNLFNGQFGPINQYLSYFGLGKLPWLTDPLWAKVTVILVNMWVGIPVSMVLIMGILTAIPKDLYEAADVDGASGLQKFRIITLPFVLFSTAPILIMQFAGNINNFNVIFLLTNGDPVNGNYQYAGSTDLLVTWLYKLTLNNSQFNMSAAIGIIIFIIIATLSIWSYRRSKSYKEEDMIQ; encoded by the coding sequence ATGAATCGTCATCGTGGAATTGCAGCTATTTTGTCGGTCCTGGTCATGGGGCTTGGCCAACTGTATAACCGCCAGATTGTGAAAGGCTTGTTATATATGGCTGTCTATGCGGCAGCTTGGATATATTTGATCCCTCAGCTGGGCACGGCGATCTGGGGTGTTGTCACCCTCGGGGAGAAGACGCAGGGCTTTCAAAAAGTAGGAAAAGTTATGGTGCGGGTGGAAGGCGATCATTCCATCTATTTGCTTATTAGCGGATTAATTACGTTATTTGTTTTTGCTGTGTTTCTGATCCTCTACATTCTGAACATTCGCGACGCATATTGGACAGGCAAACGGCGTGATCAAGGCGAGCAGCCTGCTGGCTTCAAGCAATCCTGGGCGCATTTGACGGATAAAAAATTTCCATATCTGATGCTTTCCCTTCCTGCGGTCGGCGTGCTGTTCTTCACCATTATGCCGATCATCTTCATGATCATGCTTGCTTTCACCAACTATGCCTCGCCTAATCATATTCCTCCCAAATCATTGGTGGATTGGGTTGGCTTTGAAACCTTTACGAACCTGCTTACGCTGAAAACCTGGAGCGGCACGTTTTTTGGCGTTTTGACCTGGACGGTCATTTGGGCGATTATCGCAACTGTAACGACCTACTTTGGCGGCATGCTGGTTGCGCTGCTGGTGGAATCGAAGTCGATTCGTTTCAAAAAAATGTGGCGGACCATCTTTATTTTGCCCTATGCCATTCCACAGCTCATCTCGCTGCTTGTTATGCGGAACCTGTTCAACGGCCAATTTGGTCCCATCAACCAATATCTCAGCTACTTTGGTCTCGGCAAGCTGCCTTGGCTGACAGATCCGCTCTGGGCAAAGGTGACGGTTATTCTCGTCAATATGTGGGTTGGCATTCCGGTATCGATGGTGCTGATCATGGGGATTCTGACGGCGATTCCGAAGGATCTGTATGAGGCCGCGGACGTGGATGGCGCTTCGGGACTGCAGAAATTCCGAATCATTACGCTCCCGTTTGTGCTGTTCTCCACTGCACCGATTCTGATTATGCAGTTCGCCGGCAATATTAACAACTTCAACGTCATCTTCCTTCTGACCAACGGGGATCCCGTCAACGGCAACTATCAATACGCGGGAAGCACGGACCTCTTGGTGACATGGCTGTACAAGCTGACGCTGAACAACAGCCAATTCAATATGTCGGCCGCGATCGGCATTATCATCTTCATTATTATCGCGACGCTGTCGATCTGGAGCTACAGACGCTCCAAATCGTATAAAGAGGAGGATATGATCCAATGA
- a CDS encoding sugar ABC transporter permease: MKLGQKSANGLSLIIRYAILVVLAVCALYPAIWVLVSSLRPGTSLFSPTFFPEQFTFIHYKELFTNDRYQYGTWYVNTLKIATLSMLFSTILITLSMYSLSRFRFKGRQTTLTILLVLGMFPGFMSMIAIFIVLLQLNLLDTHAALILVYSAGSVLGGFIVKGFYDTIPRSLDEAARIDGASHMQVFVKIMLPLSKPMLTYVALTSFTGAWVDFIFARLVLRSKENWTLAVGMWDLVNTSQNSNFTLFAAGSVLIAIPITLLFVFLQRFLVQGLTAGASKG; the protein is encoded by the coding sequence ATGAAATTGGGGCAAAAATCCGCAAATGGCCTAAGCCTGATTATCCGGTATGCCATTCTGGTTGTGCTGGCCGTCTGCGCGCTATATCCAGCCATCTGGGTGCTGGTCTCCTCTCTTCGTCCAGGCACTTCGTTGTTCAGTCCAACGTTTTTCCCGGAGCAGTTCACGTTCATTCATTATAAGGAGCTGTTCACGAACGATAGGTACCAATATGGCACTTGGTATGTCAATACGCTGAAAATAGCGACGCTGTCGATGCTGTTCTCCACGATACTCATCACGCTTAGCATGTATTCGCTGTCGCGATTCCGGTTCAAGGGCAGACAGACGACATTGACGATTCTGCTTGTGCTGGGTATGTTCCCAGGCTTCATGAGTATGATTGCGATTTTTATCGTGTTGCTGCAGCTGAATTTGCTGGATACGCACGCGGCACTCATCCTGGTCTATTCAGCGGGCTCCGTCCTGGGTGGATTTATCGTCAAGGGCTTCTACGACACAATTCCAAGGAGCTTGGATGAAGCGGCGCGCATTGACGGGGCTTCCCATATGCAGGTGTTTGTAAAAATTATGCTGCCGCTGTCCAAGCCGATGCTGACTTATGTTGCGCTGACGTCTTTTACAGGCGCTTGGGTCGACTTTATATTTGCAAGGCTAGTGCTGAGAAGCAAAGAAAACTGGACGCTGGCAGTCGGTATGTGGGACTTGGTGAATACATCCCAGAACAGTAATTTCACGTTGTTCGCCGCAGGCTCCGTGCTGATCGCTATACCGATTACGCTGCTGTTCGTGTTCCTGCAGCGCTTCCTGGTGCAGGGACTGACAGCTGGCGCCTCGAAAGGATAA